The nucleotide sequence AGTCGTTGGGCTCGACTGTGGAAGTTACACGGCTCACTTGGGTGGGAACAAAATACAAAAGGAAGGGTAATCCGAAGAGGTAACAATAGTGCAGCAACACTCATTTACCCTGATCACCTAAAATATGATCATACACAAAAACAACCATACACTACACTATTTGACCGATTACGCACTTTTCTATCGTCGAGCGACTCTATTCTTATAACATCTGGATTTTCATTTTTTGACACACACATAACCGCCGTGATTGAAGAAGGACTTTCCGCGAATCCAAAGGCGAGTCTAATCGCGTTTCAATTTAGCGAATTGCACCACGAAAGATGCGCGATTGACCTAGCAAAACGGCGGCCAAACATGAGTGTATATGCATTAGACGGCGCTGTCATTAACACAATTTCAGCCAAATGGAAACCTGAAGAATATCCAAGTAAGAACTGGGAGCCTATTCGAGACACATTTTGGCGCAGCGGAGATCAACCTGGTTTTATCTTGGGAGATTTTACTTCTCTCACAAACTTTCTTATAAATTCCAACTCAACAGACTTTATGCATTCCCCAACACTTAAAAAAGACAATACTAGCGGACTTCTGGCATCAATAGCTACGTTAGCCAAGGCGGAAACATGAGTGCACTACCTACGTTCATTGGTCGGGTTACAGAAGTTAATGGGTCTGCCATTAATGTACAAATATCAGACTTTATTTCTTCGGGCCTCTCTATAATTCGAGGCACAACTTATAGGATTGGCCAGGTCGGCAGTTTTGTACGGATTCCTTTAGGGTATATAGACCTCTTTGGAATTGTCAGCGAAGTTGGCATGAATGTTATAAACACTACAACAGAAGACAATATAAGCGGTGGTGCTAAATGGCTACGAGTCCAATTGGTCGGCGAGGCACTTGGCAATCTATTTGAAAGAGGAATCGGACAATATCCAAATGTTAATGATGAAGTCCATGTCGTTACCGAAGAAGATCTACGTAAAGTTTACGGCGCTCCCGGTACAGGACAGATTCCTATTGGTAAACTTTCAGGCGCCGAGAGTATCGAAGTTTGTTTAGATTTGGACAAGCTAGTAACCCGACACTCTGCCATTTTAGGTTCTACTGGCTCAGGCAAGTCAACAACCGTCGCAAGCCTCCTCCGCTCAATTGTAGGAGAAGACAAAAAGTCTTACCCAAGTTCCCGGTTACTTCTTCTTGATGTACATGGTGAATACTCAAATGCCTTAAAAGATATAGCAAAAACATTCCAAATCAACGCTACTCATAATGCGGAAGAGCTGAACGTTCCATTTTGGGCACTTGAAACCAGCGATTTAATTCAATTCATAACCGGCGGCGTAGATGAAAAACATGAAATCTCGATTTCGGACAAAATTCTTTCGTTAAAAGAAAAAACTATTCAGCACCAACCAATCCTATTTTCAAGCAATCATCCTATCAACATAAATACCCCCATTCCGTTTAGCCTTAATCAACTTTGGTATGAGTTGATTGACTTTGAATTAATGACCTTTCATGACACCGCTTTAACACAGTCTACTCATATAAAAAATGGGAATGCTCTCACATTAACCCCTCCCTTATACCAACCTCACAATGCGGGTTCGAAAGGCCCTTATCTAAATCGAAATGCGTTGGGCATCAAAAGACAGTTAAACATATTACGCTCTAAACTTATAGATCGCCGCTTCGACTTCTTGCTAAAACCAGGGGCTTGGACACCTGATCTAAACGGAAAAACAAACAAGACCTTAAGTGATCTATTAGAAAGTTGGCTCGGCCACAACAAACCCATTACAATTTTAGACTTATCTGGCGTCCCCAGTGCAATAATGGAACGCCTTATCGGCTCAATACTTAATATTATTTATGAGGCGATATTTTGGAGTAGAGAGAAAAGCGAGGGCGGGATTGAAAGACCACTCTTAATTGTTATGGAAGAAGCGCATCGCTATTTATCTGGGTCTAATAAAAACTTTGCAAAGGAAGTTGTTCAAAGAATTGTTAAAGAGGGAAGAAAGTTTGGGGTAGGTGCAATGATAGTAAGTCAACGCCCATCAGAAGTCGACGAGACAATTCTTTCCCAATGTGGCACATTTTTTTCCATGCGCTTGTCGAACCCAACAGACCGCGGTAAAGTAGCTGGAGCAATGCCCGATAACTTAACGAGTCTCTCAGATATGTTGCCGGTGTTAAGAACTGGAGAAACGATTGTTGTTGGAGAGGCAGCACGCTTACCGTTGAGATGTAGAGTTCGATTACCCGCCAAAGATATGTGTCCAGATAGTGGTGATCCCTTGGTTTCTGAGAAATGGAAGC is from Lujinxingia sediminis and encodes:
- a CDS encoding SIR2 family protein, with protein sequence MTDVVSFHNPDRYMTDLRHILSQGRKRIGILLGAGGPVSVRTDEHGEICTKGAPLIPAIAGLTNQVKQSLKKDDKDLLELIESELDPPANIEAILSRTRAFAKLLKTGEIHNATGPRFSSLAENICKIIADIVEVDLPAGDNAYTQLAAWISGTERPYPIEIFTPNYDLLIETALERNRIPYFDGFVGSKEPFFDPTAVAKNALPSRWARLWKLHGSLGWEQNTKGRVIRRGNNSAATLIYPDHLKYDHTQKQPYTTLFDRLRTFLSSSDSILITSGFSFFDTHITAVIEEGLSANPKASLIAFQFSELHHERCAIDLAKRRPNMSVYALDGAVINTISAKWKPEEYPSKNWEPIRDTFWRSGDQPGFILGDFTSLTNFLINSNSTDFMHSPTLKKDNTSGLLASIATLAKAET
- a CDS encoding ATP-binding protein translates to MSALPTFIGRVTEVNGSAINVQISDFISSGLSIIRGTTYRIGQVGSFVRIPLGYIDLFGIVSEVGMNVINTTTEDNISGGAKWLRVQLVGEALGNLFERGIGQYPNVNDEVHVVTEEDLRKVYGAPGTGQIPIGKLSGAESIEVCLDLDKLVTRHSAILGSTGSGKSTTVASLLRSIVGEDKKSYPSSRLLLLDVHGEYSNALKDIAKTFQINATHNAEELNVPFWALETSDLIQFITGGVDEKHEISISDKILSLKEKTIQHQPILFSSNHPININTPIPFSLNQLWYELIDFELMTFHDTALTQSTHIKNGNALTLTPPLYQPHNAGSKGPYLNRNALGIKRQLNILRSKLIDRRFDFLLKPGAWTPDLNGKTNKTLSDLLESWLGHNKPITILDLSGVPSAIMERLIGSILNIIYEAIFWSREKSEGGIERPLLIVMEEAHRYLSGSNKNFAKEVVQRIVKEGRKFGVGAMIVSQRPSEVDETILSQCGTFFSMRLSNPTDRGKVAGAMPDNLTSLSDMLPVLRTGETIVVGEAARLPLRCRVRLPAKDMCPDSGDPLVSEKWKLKRRQEDYRRVVASWNAQSPRAVTHNQTIVRVPVSDGIDTPTHQEHTELKED